One window from the genome of Streptomyces cadmiisoli encodes:
- the rsgA gene encoding ribosome small subunit-dependent GTPase A: MTSITASASLSPYGWDDDWADLFAPHDAEGLLPGRVLRVDRGQCDVVTPEGVLRADTAFVTPNDPLRVVCTGDWVAVEPRGNPRYVRTYLPRRTAFVRSTSSKRSEGQILAANVDHAIIAVSLAVELDLARVERFLALAWESGAQPVVVLTKADLVPDAATLAHLVQDVETAAPGVPVLSVSALDGDGLDVLPALLGGTSVLLGQSGTGKSTLANALLGEDVMDVQAARDVDGKGRHTTTTRNLLLLPTGGVLIDTPGLRGVGLWDAGTGVGQVFSEIEELAGRCRFHDCAHEAEPGCAVLAAVDSGELPVRRLESYRKLLRENQRIVAKTDARLRAEIRRDWKRKNAEGRAAMEAKRGRTR; the protein is encoded by the coding sequence TTGACTTCCATCACCGCTTCCGCGTCGCTCTCCCCCTACGGCTGGGACGACGACTGGGCGGACCTGTTCGCACCCCACGATGCGGAGGGGCTGCTGCCCGGACGCGTGCTCCGGGTGGACCGCGGCCAGTGCGACGTGGTCACCCCCGAAGGCGTGCTGCGGGCCGACACCGCCTTCGTCACCCCGAACGACCCCCTGCGGGTCGTCTGCACCGGCGACTGGGTCGCCGTCGAACCGCGGGGCAACCCGCGCTACGTACGGACGTATCTGCCGCGCCGTACCGCCTTCGTGCGCTCCACCTCCTCCAAGCGGTCCGAGGGGCAGATCCTCGCGGCCAACGTCGACCACGCGATCATCGCCGTGTCGCTCGCCGTGGAACTCGACCTCGCCCGGGTCGAACGGTTCCTCGCCCTCGCCTGGGAGTCCGGTGCCCAGCCGGTGGTCGTGCTGACCAAGGCGGACCTCGTGCCCGACGCGGCGACGCTCGCGCACCTCGTCCAGGACGTCGAGACCGCGGCTCCCGGAGTACCGGTGCTGTCGGTCAGCGCCCTCGACGGGGACGGGCTCGACGTCCTGCCGGCGCTCCTCGGCGGCACGTCCGTGCTGCTCGGACAGTCCGGCACAGGCAAGTCCACACTGGCCAACGCGCTGCTCGGCGAGGACGTGATGGACGTGCAGGCCGCCCGCGACGTCGACGGCAAGGGCCGGCACACCACCACCACCCGCAACCTGCTCCTGCTGCCGACCGGCGGTGTGCTGATCGACACACCGGGACTCAGGGGCGTGGGCCTGTGGGACGCCGGGACCGGGGTCGGCCAGGTGTTCTCCGAGATCGAGGAACTGGCCGGGCGCTGCCGCTTCCACGACTGCGCCCACGAGGCCGAGCCCGGCTGCGCGGTGCTCGCCGCCGTCGACAGCGGGGAGCTGCCCGTGCGCCGGCTGGAGAGCTACCGCAAGCTGCTGCGGGAGAACCAGCGGATCGTGGCCAAGACGGACGCGCGGCTGCGTGCCGAGATCCGCAGGGACTGGAAGCGCAAGAACGCCGAGGGCAGGGCGGCGATGGAGGCGAAGAGGGGGCGCACGAGGTAG
- a CDS encoding cellulose binding domain-containing protein codes for MTTEHALDDWRVGWSCRDGRRIGRMWDARLSRHGARVVATAADHNRTVPADGSLSFGFLSSWRGKNSPPHGFTLNGRDCTGA; via the coding sequence GTGACCACCGAGCACGCCCTCGACGACTGGCGCGTCGGCTGGTCCTGCCGGGACGGCCGGCGGATCGGCCGGATGTGGGACGCCCGCCTCAGCCGGCACGGCGCCCGCGTCGTCGCCACCGCGGCCGACCACAACCGGACGGTGCCGGCCGACGGCAGCCTCTCCTTCGGCTTCCTGTCGTCCTGGCGCGGCAAGAACTCACCGCCCCACGGCTTCACACTGAACGGCCGGGACTGCACCGGAGCCTGA
- a CDS encoding radical SAM protein has translation MGSRTALVEDLMERFPHVPREAVFKEDLLRGGVAFDPSALSDNESGEVKPKSYFIFSFDHGTLPELGEAALRRPPEEIILTGGPYDLRRTVVSVRVNPSSPYRVAADEEGLLGLYLDGARIADVGVPPMPEYYKHKLSNGKSVMEVAPTIQWGYLIYLTVFRVCQYFGAKEECQYCDINHNWRQHKAAGRPYTGVKDVEEVLEALEIIDRYDTAKASTAYTLTGGAITKTVAGRDEADFYGHYAKAIEERFPGRWIGKVVAQALPKDDVQRFKDYGVQIYHPNYEVWDRRLFELYCPGKERYVGRDEWHRRILDSADVFGARNVIPNFVAGVEMAEPFGFTTVDEAIASTTEGLRFFMSQGITPRFTTWCPEPTTPLGKANPQGAPLEYHIRLLEAYRATMDEFGLSSPPGYGPPGPGRAVFSVSSFMDSLPAAEPAQV, from the coding sequence ATGGGCAGCCGCACCGCGCTCGTCGAGGATCTGATGGAGCGCTTCCCGCACGTGCCGCGGGAGGCCGTGTTCAAGGAGGACCTGCTCCGCGGAGGTGTGGCCTTCGACCCGTCCGCCCTCAGCGACAACGAGAGCGGGGAGGTGAAGCCGAAGTCCTACTTCATCTTCTCCTTCGACCACGGCACCCTGCCGGAGCTGGGCGAGGCCGCGCTGCGCCGTCCGCCGGAGGAGATCATCCTCACCGGCGGCCCCTACGACCTGCGCCGCACCGTCGTCTCGGTGCGGGTGAACCCGTCCTCGCCGTACCGCGTGGCCGCCGACGAGGAGGGGCTGCTCGGCCTGTACCTCGACGGCGCGCGCATCGCCGACGTGGGCGTGCCGCCGATGCCGGAGTACTACAAGCACAAGCTGTCCAACGGGAAGTCCGTCATGGAGGTCGCCCCGACCATCCAGTGGGGCTACCTGATCTATCTGACCGTCTTCCGGGTCTGCCAGTACTTCGGCGCCAAGGAGGAGTGCCAGTACTGTGACATCAACCACAACTGGCGCCAGCACAAGGCGGCGGGGCGGCCGTACACCGGGGTGAAGGACGTCGAGGAGGTCCTGGAAGCCCTGGAGATCATCGACCGGTACGACACCGCGAAGGCGTCCACGGCGTACACGCTGACCGGCGGCGCGATCACCAAGACGGTCGCCGGCCGCGACGAGGCCGACTTCTACGGGCACTACGCCAAGGCCATCGAGGAGCGCTTCCCCGGCCGCTGGATCGGCAAGGTCGTCGCCCAGGCGCTGCCCAAGGACGACGTGCAGCGGTTCAAGGACTACGGCGTGCAGATCTACCACCCCAACTACGAGGTGTGGGACCGCCGCCTCTTCGAGCTGTACTGCCCGGGCAAGGAGCGCTACGTCGGCCGTGACGAATGGCACCGGCGCATCCTCGACTCGGCCGACGTGTTCGGCGCGCGCAACGTGATCCCCAACTTCGTCGCGGGTGTCGAGATGGCCGAGCCGTTCGGCTTCACCACCGTCGACGAGGCGATCGCGTCCACCACCGAGGGCCTGCGCTTCTTCATGTCGCAGGGCATCACGCCGCGCTTCACCACCTGGTGTCCCGAGCCGACCACCCCGCTCGGCAAGGCCAACCCGCAGGGTGCGCCGCTGGAGTACCACATCCGTCTGCTGGAGGCCTACCGCGCCACCATGGACGAGTTCGGCCTCTCCTCGCCCCCCGGCTACGGCCCGCCCGGCCCCGGCCGCGCCGTCTTCTCGGTCAGCTCCTTCATGGACAGCCTCCCCGCCGCGGAGCCGGCGCAGGTGTAG
- a CDS encoding D-arabinono-1,4-lactone oxidase: MTGTVKNWAGNITYSAKEVHRPRSLDELASIVAGSARVRVLGSGHSFNEIADPGPGGTLVSLADLPPAVEVDAAARTVRVFGGVRYAELARRVHERGLALPNMASLPHISVAGSVATGTHGSGVGNGPLAAAVREVELLTADGTAVVIGRDEERFGGAVTSLGALGVVTALTLDLEPAFDVEQYVFTELPLAGLDFEAVMGAAYSVSLFTDWREPGFRQVWVKRRTDRALPGFPWAEPATRALHPVPGMPAGNCTEQFGVPGPWHERLPHFRAEFTPSSGAELQSEYLMPRSSAPAALAALDAIRADVAPVLQTCEVRTVAADAQWLSPSYGRDTVAVHFTWVEDTAAVLPVVRRVEEALDGFGARPHWGKVFTVPASVLRERYPRLADFRALAGELDPAGKFRNAFVDGVLDA, from the coding sequence ATGACCGGGACCGTGAAGAACTGGGCGGGCAACATCACGTACTCCGCGAAGGAGGTGCACCGCCCCCGCTCGCTCGACGAGCTGGCCTCGATCGTCGCGGGCAGCGCGCGGGTGCGGGTGCTCGGCAGCGGGCACTCCTTCAACGAGATCGCCGACCCGGGCCCCGGCGGGACACTGGTGTCCCTGGCGGACCTCCCGCCCGCCGTCGAGGTGGACGCGGCGGCCCGCACGGTCCGGGTCTTTGGCGGCGTCCGGTACGCCGAACTGGCCCGCCGGGTGCACGAGCGCGGACTCGCCCTGCCGAACATGGCGTCGCTGCCGCACATCTCGGTGGCCGGCTCGGTGGCCACCGGCACCCACGGCTCGGGGGTCGGCAACGGCCCGCTCGCCGCGGCCGTGCGCGAGGTGGAACTGCTCACCGCGGACGGTACGGCGGTCGTGATCGGCCGGGACGAGGAGCGGTTCGGCGGTGCCGTCACCTCGCTCGGCGCCCTCGGGGTCGTGACCGCCCTCACCCTGGACCTGGAGCCGGCGTTCGACGTCGAGCAGTACGTGTTCACCGAACTCCCCCTGGCCGGGCTGGACTTCGAGGCGGTGATGGGGGCGGCGTACAGCGTCAGCCTCTTCACCGACTGGCGGGAACCGGGCTTCCGGCAGGTGTGGGTCAAGCGGCGCACCGACCGGGCGCTGCCCGGCTTCCCGTGGGCCGAGCCCGCGACACGGGCGCTGCATCCGGTGCCGGGGATGCCCGCGGGCAACTGCACCGAGCAGTTCGGTGTGCCGGGGCCCTGGCACGAGCGGCTGCCGCACTTCCGGGCGGAGTTCACACCGAGCAGCGGCGCGGAGTTGCAGTCCGAGTACCTCATGCCGCGCTCGTCCGCGCCGGCCGCCCTGGCGGCGCTGGACGCGATCCGCGCCGACGTGGCGCCGGTGCTCCAGACGTGCGAGGTGCGGACGGTGGCCGCCGATGCGCAGTGGCTGAGCCCGTCCTACGGGCGGGACACCGTGGCCGTGCACTTCACCTGGGTCGAGGACACGGCGGCGGTGCTGCCGGTGGTGCGGCGGGTGGAGGAGGCGCTGGACGGGTTCGGGGCGCGGCCGCACTGGGGCAAGGTGTTCACGGTGCCCGCGTCCGTGCTGCGCGAGCGCTACCCGCGCCTCGCGGACTTCCGGGCGCTGGCCGGGGAACTGGATCCGGCGGGCAAGTTCCGCAACGCCTTCGTGGACGGCGTCCTCGACGCCTGA